A genomic segment from Spinacia oleracea cultivar Varoflay chromosome 3, BTI_SOV_V1, whole genome shotgun sequence encodes:
- the LOC110801201 gene encoding uncharacterized protein isoform X3 gives MQKQNNSSLSFPSFSSRCDSECYTSPTFLLHENYQSGRLVDRRLGHFRHFSSSRQFVKSGCTSVRKFVTGSTTTLIVPNLIALKEFSEVKSYKFTIVRCQDFFLGLVLQLINDILDLYKVN, from the exons ATGCAGAAACAGAACAACTCCTCCCTCTCCTTCCCCTCTTTCTCTTCCAGATGTGATTCCGAGTGCTACACTTCTCCGACGTTTCTTCTTCACGAAAATTACCAG TCTGGGAGGTTGGTGGATCGGCGGCTAGGTCATTTCCGGCACTTCTCTTCTTCAAG GCAATTTGTCAAAAGTGGATGCACTTCGGTTAGAAAATTTGTAACTGGGTCAACTACTACACTAATT GTGCCAAATCTTATTGCTTTGAAAGAGTTTTCAGAGGTAAAATCTTATAAGTTTACAATTGTTAGATGTCAAGATTTCTTCTTGGGTTTGGTGCTTCAGCTCATCAACGACATCCTCGACCTCTACAAG GTTAATTAA
- the LOC110801201 gene encoding uncharacterized protein isoform X4, producing the protein MQKQNNSSLSFPSFSSRCDSECYTSPTFLLHENYQSGRLVDRRLGHFRHFSSSRQFVKSGCTSVRKFVTGSTTTLIMSRFLLGFGASAHQRHPRPLQG; encoded by the exons ATGCAGAAACAGAACAACTCCTCCCTCTCCTTCCCCTCTTTCTCTTCCAGATGTGATTCCGAGTGCTACACTTCTCCGACGTTTCTTCTTCACGAAAATTACCAG TCTGGGAGGTTGGTGGATCGGCGGCTAGGTCATTTCCGGCACTTCTCTTCTTCAAG GCAATTTGTCAAAAGTGGATGCACTTCGGTTAGAAAATTTGTAACTGGGTCAACTACTACACTAATT ATGTCAAGATTTCTTCTTGGGTTTGGTGCTTCAGCTCATCAACGACATCCTCGACCTCTACAAG GTTAA
- the LOC110801201 gene encoding uncharacterized protein isoform X1, which produces MQKQNNSSLSFPSFSSRCDSECYTSPTFLLHENYQSGRLVDRRLGHFRHFSSSRQFVKSGCTSVRKFVTGSTTTLIVPNLIALKEFSEVKSYKFTIVRCQDFFLGLVLQLINDILDLYKLLEEKKLRFM; this is translated from the exons ATGCAGAAACAGAACAACTCCTCCCTCTCCTTCCCCTCTTTCTCTTCCAGATGTGATTCCGAGTGCTACACTTCTCCGACGTTTCTTCTTCACGAAAATTACCAG TCTGGGAGGTTGGTGGATCGGCGGCTAGGTCATTTCCGGCACTTCTCTTCTTCAAG GCAATTTGTCAAAAGTGGATGCACTTCGGTTAGAAAATTTGTAACTGGGTCAACTACTACACTAATT GTGCCAAATCTTATTGCTTTGAAAGAGTTTTCAGAGGTAAAATCTTATAAGTTTACAATTGTTAGATGTCAAGATTTCTTCTTGGGTTTGGTGCTTCAGCTCATCAACGACATCCTCGACCTCTACAAG CTCTTGGAGGAGAAGAAGTTGAGGTTCATGTAG
- the LOC110801201 gene encoding uncharacterized protein isoform X2, translating to MQKQNNSSLSFPSFSSRCDSECYTSPTFLLHENYQSGRLVDRRLGHFRHFSSSRQFVKSGCTSVRKFVTGSTTTLIMSRFLLGFGASAHQRHPRPLQALGGEEVEVHVVKETKWTLMIFQLRLPLVKLM from the exons ATGCAGAAACAGAACAACTCCTCCCTCTCCTTCCCCTCTTTCTCTTCCAGATGTGATTCCGAGTGCTACACTTCTCCGACGTTTCTTCTTCACGAAAATTACCAG TCTGGGAGGTTGGTGGATCGGCGGCTAGGTCATTTCCGGCACTTCTCTTCTTCAAG GCAATTTGTCAAAAGTGGATGCACTTCGGTTAGAAAATTTGTAACTGGGTCAACTACTACACTAATT ATGTCAAGATTTCTTCTTGGGTTTGGTGCTTCAGCTCATCAACGACATCCTCGACCTCTACAAG CTCTTGGAGGAGAAGAAGTTGAGGTTCATGTAGTTAAAGAGACAAAATGGACACTGATGATATTCCAACTGAGACTCCCTCTGGTGAAGCTGATGTAA